ACAACAATTAGTTGCTTCTCTTCACAACGAGGAATGATCTTTTCTGATAATTGCTTTATCTGAGAAGATGCATCAGATGAATCAACCATCCAAAGTACAATCTCCGCTTGATCCAACTTCTGGAATGTACGTTCAATACCAAGGCTTTCAATGGTATCATTTGTTTCCCGGATTCCGGCAGTATCAATGAATCGGAAAGTGATGCCACCTATATTAATAGTATCTTCAATGACATCACGCGTGGTACCATGAATATCACTGACGATTGCTTTATCCTCGTTCAGTAATACATTCAGTAAAGTAGATTTCCCCGCATTCGTTTCACCGATGATAGCCACCGGAACACCATTCTTAATGGCATTCCCTACATTGAATGAATGAACCAGCCGTGAGATAACCTGCTCTATTTCATCTGCGAGTTTTCGCAATGCCGAACGATCAGCAAACTCCACATCTTCTTCGCTGAAGTCAAGTTCCAGTTCGATCATGGAAGTGAAGTTTAGCAACTTACTTCGTAGGTCCGTTAACTCTTTGCTAAAACCTCCCCGCATCTGACTCATGGCCAAACGATGAGTGGCTGCGGAAGAAGATGCAATCAAATCGGCTACAGCCTCCGCCTGACTTAAGTCCATCTTTCCGTTGAGGAACGCGCGTTGGGTATATTCTCCCGGTTGAGCCATACGGCAACCGTTCTTAATCAACAACTGCATTACTTGCTGAAGAATATAGGAAGAACCATGACACGTGATTTCTGTACTATCCTCTCCCGTATAGGAATGAGGAGCCCGGAAAAGACTCACAAGGACTTCGTCTATGACTTCTTCTCCATTATAAATACGCCCGAATGTCAGCGTATAAGGCTTTTGTTCGCTAAGTAATTTGCCGGCTTTGGCCGGTTGGAAGATGCGGCTTGTAATAGAAATAGCTTCAGGACCGGAAACACGGATGCTTCCGATGGCCCCTCCTTGAGCGGTAGCAATAGCGCAGATAGTATCTTGATTCATTATATTTCTTTTTGGATGATGCAAAGATAATTGTTTCTAAGTAAAAAAAGTAAGATTAGACACAACTTGTGCTTTATTTGTTTATATTTGCTGCCGTTCAAACAATGCACATACAAAATACAATGATAGTCTATGGAGCCGGATACAAACTTATATTCACCGAATGAGAATAATGAAATCATACGGGAAAATTCACAAAAGATACTTTCTGTACTTGCCGCACATCAAATAGCTTTATGGGAATATGACATTCCGACAGGGAAATGTAGCTTCACGGACGATTACTTCCGTACGTTAGGCTTGAAAGAGGCGGGGGTAGTCTTTAAAGATATTAATGACTTTTACCATTTCGCATACCCCGAAGATATAAATGCCTATCAGACAGCTTTTGCTAAAATGCTTGCTTCGGAGTCCAAAGCATCTCAGATACAGGTTCGTTGTGTCGGAGAGCATGGTGAAGTGATTTGGCTGGAAGATCATTTCTTGTCTTATAAAGGGAATGAAGAAGGAGATCCGGATAAACTGTTGGCATATACTGTAAATGTTACCTCCCAGTGTGAAAAGGAACAGCATATTAAACATCTGGAAGAACATAACCGTAAAATAATAGAAGCTTTACCCGAATTTATCTTCATCTTTGACGAAAATTTCTTTATAACGGATGTGCTGATGGCGCCGGGTACGATTCTGCTGCATCCGGTAGAAGTGCTGAAAGGAGCGGACGGGCGCAGTATTTATTCTCCGGAAGTAAGTGATTTGTTTCTTTGCAATATTCGCGAATGCCTGAAGGACGGGAAGCTGAAAGAGATTGAATATCCGTTGGAAGTGGATGGGAGTAAACATTATTTTCAGGCACGCATCGCTCCGTTTGAAGGTAACACCGTGCTGGCGTTAATACACGATATTGGTGACCGTATCCGTCGTTCCGAGGAATTAATTGAAGCGAAACGACGTGCAGAGGATGCCGACCGGATGAAGTCTGTATTTCTCGCAAATATGAGTCATGAGATTCGTACTCCGCTGAATGCTATTGTGGGATTTTCGGAGATTATGGCTTTAACGGAGAATGAAGAGGAAAAACATGAATATCTGGAGATTATCCAGAAGAATAGCAATCTGCTGTTGCAGTTGATCAATGATATTTTGGATTTGTCCCGCATCGAATCCGGTAAATCGGAGATGCACTTCCAGCAAGTCGAAATAGCTGGCTTGGTGGATGAAGTGGAGAAGGTGCATCAGTTAAAGATGAAGTTGAATGTGGACTTGAAAGTGGTTCGTCCGCAAGGAGAGTTTTGGACTTCTACCGATCGAAACCGTGTGATGCAGGTACTCTTCAATTTTTTATCCAATGCCATTAAGAATACTGAAACGGGAAGTATCACATTGGGATTGAAGCAGGAGGGAGACTGGCTGAAACTGTTTGTCAGCGATACGGGCTGTGGAATTCCGGAAGAGAAACTTCCTCAAATCTTTACTCGTTTTGAAAAACTGAATGACTTTGTGCAAGGTACCGGACTGGGGCTTTCTATTTGCAAGAGTATTGTAGAACGTCTCGGTGGCCGTATTGAAGTTAGCTCGGAACTGGGACAAGGTAGTACGTTTGCGCTTTATCTGCCTTATCAGGAGATACCGGTAGAAGTTGCCGAACGGAGTCTTTCTACTAAGATTGATTCTGAATCCGTACGTCATAAAAAGATTTTGGTTGTGGAGGATATCGAATCGAACTTTGCCCAGTTGAATATCTTACTGAAGAAAGAGTATACTATTCTGTGGGTGCGTAACGGACAGGAAGCAATCAATAGCTTTATTCGGGAAAAACCGGACTTGATATTAATGGATATTCGTATGCCTGTGATGGATGGCATTCAGGCTACAGAGAAGATTCGAACTATTTCTCTTTCGGTTCCTATTATTGCAGTCACAGCCTATGCGTTCTATACGGAACAGCAACAGGCTATTCAGGCTGGATGCAATGCAGTTATCTCCAAACCATATTCTTTGGAGAAACTGAAAGAAACGATAGAAACCTATATCGGATAATTAATTTTCTAAAAGGAGACCAACATTCTGAAAGTTAGATTGTTATTAAAGTAATAATAACAATCTAATTTTTGTTGGAATATGGAGAAAGTGAAAAAGATAGTCCTCATCGGAGCTAGCGGCTTTGTTGGTTCCGCTCTGCTAAATGAGGCATTGAATCGTGGCTTTGAAGTGACAGCTGTAGTTCGTCATCCCGAGAAAATAAAGATAGAGAACGAGCATCTGAAAGTAAAGAAAGCGGATGTCTCTTCGCTCGATGAAGTTTGCGAAGTTTGCAAAGGAGCGGATGCCGTTATCAGTGCATTCAATCCGGGATGGAATAATCCTGATATATATGACGAAACCATCAAAGTATATCTGACTATCATTGATGGAGTGAAGAAAGCGGGAGTAAATCGCTTCCTGATGGTAGGTGGTGCCGGCTCACTGTTTATTGCGCCGGGATTGCGACTGATGGATTCGGGTGAAGTTCCTGAGAATATCCTGCCCGGAGTTAAAGCTTTGGGAGAGTTTTACTTGAATTTCCTGATGAAGGAGAAAGAGATTGACTGGGTATTTTTCTCTCCGGCAGCAGATATGAGGCCGGGAGTACGCACCGGACGTTACCGTTTGGGCAAAGATGATATGATTGTGGATATCGTGGGTAACAGCCATATTTCTGTAGAAGACTATGCGGCTGCAATGATCGATGAGTTGGAACATCCCAAGCATCACCAAGAGAGATTTACGATTGGATATTAATGAAAAAATGGCTTGAAACATACAATACAGAGTATGATTCAAGCCATTTTGTTATGATGGATATATTATCCTATATTCTGTCGAGTACAGTCTTAATCAGTGTATCGATTGTATTCTTATATCCGGTATTAGCCTCTTTGATCAGTCGGTTGGCTATCACCATGCAGACGGTCATTGCCTTATGCCCCATCAGTCGGCTAAGTCCTGCAAGTGCCGAACTTTCCATTTCGAAGTTGGTAATCTTAAAGCCTTTATATTCAAATGCTTCAATCTTATCATTTTGTTTCGGGTCCGCTAACGGAATACGGAGCTCACGTCCTTGTGGCCCAAAGAAGCCTCCCGCGGCAATCGTTACACCACGTACCATATCTTCTTTAGCAATCCGGTCAATCAGTTCTTCACTGGCATCAATAACATAAGGCGCAGGGGCACACATATTTCCCGACCAGCCCATGTGATTAAGGAAAGCACGTTCGAAAGGAAGATCGCATACCGCATTGCGTCCGGCGTAAAAATTCAATAATCCGTCGAAACCGATAGATTTCTGTGAACAAACGAAGGTGCCTACCGGAGTATTTGGCTGCAAGCCGCCGCACGTACCGATACGTACTAACTCCAGTTGGCGGAACTTTTCTTTTTCTTCCCGTGTCTCAAAGTTGATGTTGGCAAGTGCATCCAGTTCGTTCATAACGATGTCGATATTGTCGCAACCAATTCCGGTAGAAACCACTGTGATTCGTTTACCTTTATATGTACCCGTGATTGTTTTGAATTCGCGGCTTTCCACTTCGCATTCTTTGTTTTCAAAGTGAGAAGCTACGAGTGCTACACGTCCTGGATCTCCTACAAGGATCACTTTATCTGCCAGCCATTCGGGCTTTACGTGAAGATGGAATACCGAGCCGTCTTCGTTGATAATCAGTTCAGAGGATGGAAAGTACTTTTTCATGTTATTGAACGGTTTTAGTTTTACAATAAGTCGTATATATAAATAGAAACGCCGGAACCGGATTTTAGTTCGGAAGAGGTATCTTTCTTTTCTTTTGCAAGTTTGTCAAAGAGAAGATACGCAGATGAACTGAATAGGAATCGGGTTCCAGCGTTTGGTAGACTATTTACTCAAAGGCTGGTTGGTGGTACCACCAGTCGTTGGTTTGGCAATGTTTTCGCGCATTGAAGTATCGGCTTCGATATTTTTCATACGGTAATAATCCATTATACCCAGATTGCCGCTACGGAAGGCCTCTGCCATTGCTTTAGGTACTTCCGCTTCCGCTTCGATTACTTTGGCACGTGCTTCCTGTGCCTTAGCTTTCATTTCCTGTTCGGAAGCGACAGCCATTGCACGGCGTTCTTCTGCTTTAGCCTGTGCGATGTTCTTGTCTGCATTAGCCTGGTCAATCTGCAAAGCTGCACCAATGTTTTTACCTATATCGATATCCGCGATATCAATAGACAGAATTTCGAAAGCTGTTCCTGCATCCAATCCCTTGCGGAGTACAAGTTTAGAGATAGAATCCGGATTTTCGAGTACTGACTTGTGGTTTTCCGAAGAACCGATAGAGGAAACGATACCTTCACCTACACGGGCAAGGATGGTATCTTCTCCGGCACCACCGACCAGCTGCTTGATGCTGGCACGTACTGTTACACGAGCTTTCGCTATCAGCTGGATACCGTCTTTGGCTACTGCAGTAACAGGAGGAGTATCAATCACTTTCGGGTTTACAGACATCTGAACAGCTTCAAACACATCACGTCCGGCAAGGTCGATAGCGGTTGCCATCTGGAATGACAGCTCAATGTTGGCTTTCGATGCGGATACCAGCGCATGTACTACTTTTTCTACATGGCCTCCGGCAAGGTAGTGGGCTTCCAGTTCATCACGGGTGATGTTCTTCAATCCGGCTTTGTGGGCTTCGATCATGCCCGGAACAATGATATACGGCGGAACATTACGGATGCGCATCAGGAAGAGTTGAATCAACGAGATGTTAACGCCTGATACTTTAGCCGACAACCAAAGGAAGAACGGCACATAATGGAAAAATAGTATTAGGAAAATAATACCTCCAACAATCAGAACGATAGGTAAGTACAAAGATGTTTCCATTGATAATTTATATTAAGTGAATATTATATTTTGTGTTTCTCAACTAGAATGGTACCGTCAGTGATGCGGCTCACAATGATGGGAGTTTTTTCATTGAGGAAGCCATCTATCGATCTTACTTCCACGATGTTACCGTTAATCTCAGCATAACCGATTTGTGCCAGGCGGGTAGTGCTGATTCCTGTGTCGCCTACCTTGACGCTCTTTTCCGCACTGCGGTCTACTTTCGAGTCAATATCTTTTTTCAAAGCCAGCTTATCCAGCATCTTCGAACGCATGAACCAGATAAGCGAGCCGATACAGGCGACAGCCGATATCCCTAAAGTGATAAATCCTCCTGCCATACCCAGATTGGCGAAAGCGTAATAGTTGGCATAGAGAATACAAGCAAGTGCTGAAATGCCAGCCAGGCTAATCCCCGGAATGACAAACAGTTCAACCAAAAATAGTATTACTGCAGCAATGATGAGAACGGTGATAATCAGTATGTCCATAACTCTGTATTATTTTGATTTTGTTTTTTCGGCATTACGCACACTTACTCCAAGAGCATCCAGCTCTTCATTCATTTGCAGAATTCTTTTTTCCAGATCAAGGATTGCGGGAGCAAGTTTTTCTTTTCCTTGTTGATTGGCGCTTGCATATTGCTGGCGCAGACCGTTCAGTTTATCTTCCTGTTGCAGATAATCTTTTTCCAGTTGCCGGTAACTTTGGAACAGTAGCTTTGCTTTGGGTGATTTGAAGTCACTCAACTGATAATAGGTCGTGCTATCATCGATGACAAACTCGAAATCAACCACACGACGTTCCTGTGGCTTATGATTGATTGCCTCTTTCAGACGTTGCAGTGCCTCCGTTACTGTATTTTCATCTTTCCAAGTTTCCTTCAGCGAATGAATCTGTGCCAGACGGATCATCTGCTGCGGGTCCATCGCCTCATAATTATAAGTCTGTTTAGACGAATTAGGAATGAATACATAGATGCAGACTTTCTCTTCGGGCTGGAAACGGTCGGAGGCAAACCAACCCAGATTATTGTATTCGTCGATGACGTACATATAATCATTATAAGGTGAATTGAACGGCATTCCCACATTTTCCGGCGTCAGATAAGAGTCCGTATTTGTGTTGTAACGAGTGACAAAAATATCATATCCTCCCAGTCCTTCGCCATCGGTTGCATAATAAATAGTAACACCATCCGATAAAACAAACGGGTAGTTGGCGTTTCCGGATTCGTTGATGCTGCCGGGCAACGGGCGACCGTTGCTCCATTCATTCAGTAATTTATTTTTGGAGAATATATCCAGATTGCCTCTTTCTCCCTTTTCGCTATAATAGATTTTATTACCGATTTCTGTTTCATAAACTGTTCCCGGATGATCTCCTTCGGTCTGGAAGAATTCGTTGAATGTAAATAGCTTGCCAGACTCTTCACTGATCTTGTATGCGCTCAGGAAATTTGCTTTATCTACCACGAAACTGTCAATAATGCACACGTCTTCTACTCCTTTGAGCATACGCAGGTCAGCTTTGCTCTTTTCCAATAGAGCTTCAGCTTCTTCCGTCGATCTTTTGCGTTTGCTGAGGTCGGCGATATATTCTTCAAAGCAGTTGACTGCATCTTCGAAACGATAAGTATCATTGTAAGCTTGTCCCAGATAGAGTTGTCCACCGGCTACCCGTCTTTTTACAGCGGTTTCGAGATACTTCACGGCTTCTTCCGGTTCTCCGGTTTTCAGGCAGCAGACACCGTACCAATAGCTGTAGTTACCATTGGATGGTTGAGATTTGGCATATTTCTGAAATACGGGTTTGGCTTGTTCGTAGTCACCTTTTGTAAATAAGGTGCGTGCCTGTTCCAATGTTTGTGCAGATACTCCTCCGAGGAAGAAACTGCAAATTATAAATAGAATATATTTTCTTTTCATTGTTTTATTCACTAATCCATGCATCAATTGTTCAAAAGTACAAATTTATTAGAAATAAACCCTTTTTCAGAGATTCTATTATGTTAATTCTTCTTTAAATCATTCTTTTCGCTTACTTTTGCAGCCGATTTTTGAAGATATGACACAATTTACGGAAGAAGAGAAGACGATCCGCCGTATTGAACGGCGATTCAATAAAGGAGTGGTGCAGTATCGACTGATAGAAGAAGGGGACAAAATCCTTATCGGACTGTCGGGCGGGAAAGATTCGTTGGCACTTGTAGAGTTGCTGGGCAAGCGGGCGCGTATTTATAAGCCTCGGTTTTCTGTGATAGCTGTCCATGTGGTGATGAATAATATTCCTTACCAAAGTGATACTGAATATCTGAAAGCATATTGTGACTCTTTTGGAGTGCCTTTTGTGCAGTACGAAACGTCCTTTGATCCTGCTACGGATACGCGCAAGTCTCCCTGCTTTCTTTGTTCCTGGAATCGTCGGAAAGCTCTGTTTACGGTTGCCAAGGAGCAAGGATGCAATAAGATTGCTTTAGGACATCACATGGATGATATTTTGGAAACATTGTTGATGAACATTACTTATCAGGGGGCATTCAGTACGATGCCGCCTCGCTTGGTGATGAAGAAATTTGATATGACAATTATCCGACCGATGTGTATGGTGCACGAGGCTGATCTGATTGAACTGGCTGCATTGCATGACTACCGGAAACAAGTGAAGAATTGTCCTTATGAATCACAGTCCAGCCGAAGTGATATGAAGGGTATTCTGCGACAGTTGGAAGCGATGAATCCGGAAGCTCGCTACAGCTTGTGGGGGAGCATGACGAATGTGCAGGAAGAATTGTTGCCGGATAAAATAGACTGATAATTACTAATTTTAGTATATAATAAGATGAAAGGTTTCTATACAATTTTATTACTCATTGTATCCAATGTCTTTATGACCTTTGCATGGTATGGGCATTTAAAGATGAAACAAGAGTATTCTTGGTTTGCTGCTCTTCCGTTGATAGGTGTGATTACCTTTAGTTGGGTTATTGCATTTTTTGAATATTCTTGTCAAATACCGGCGAATCGTATCGGCTTTGTCGGGAATGGCGGTCCATTCTCGCTGATGCAGTTGAAAGTGATTCAAGAGGTGATTACTTTGATTATATTTACTGTTTTTACCACTGTTTTCTTTAAGGGAGAAACATTGCACTGGAACCATCTGGCAGCATTTGTTTGCCTGATTGCAGCTGTTTATTTTGTGTTTATGAAATAATTGTTTCAGCCACTCTGAAACAGAGGCTTCGTTTGGCTTCAACAGAGGTGCTGTTTTATATAAACGGAGGCTCTATTCGTATGAAATGGAGCCTCCGTTTATATGCTTATTTGTAAAGCATTTTTCTATTTGGCATCAGGCATATATCGTTTCATACCATCCGTATAGTAAGTCTTAAACTCTCCATTCTCGCCGCTATATATAAAGTAGGCATCGATCATAGGATTTGCTTTACAGAATTTTTCGGCTTCTTCCAGTTCCATTACCATGAAAGAGGTAGCCAAAGCATCAGCCGTCATACAGTCTTCGGCAATCACAGTAGAAGATAGGATACTGTGCTGTACCGGATAACCTGTTCTGGGGTCGATGGTATGAGCATACTTTTTGCCATCCTTATAATAATAGTTGCGGTAGTTTCCCGAAGTAGCCATACCTAAATCTGTCAGGTTGAGTACTACTTGTATATCTTGCTTAACAGCTAATGAGTCGTCGTACGGCTTGTTTATTCCGATACGCCACAGATCTCCTGTCGCATTTTTACCTTTTACTACTACTTCACCACCTATATCTACCATATAGTTTTTGATTCCTTTCCGATCGAGTAGACGGGCTATTACATCTACCGAATAGCCTTTTGCAACCGCACTGCAACTTAACATTACACGCGGATCTTGCTTGACTACCTTTCCGTTTTCCAGCTTCACTTTTTCGTAACCGGTAATCTGTAGCAGGCTGTCTATCATCAATGAATCAGGGAAGGCGCCTTTCTTAAAGCCAAATCCCCAGGCATTGGCAAGAGGGGCTATCGTTATGTCAAAAGCTCCTTTTGTTTCACGGGAGATTTCCATAGAACGGTTGAAGCAAGTTTGGAAAAAGCTGTCTGTCACCAACTCTTCGTTGCGATTGACGCGACTAATGACCGAACTGTCATTGAACGGTGAGAGAGACTGGTCGAAACGTTTTAATTCCGCTTCAATCTCCGGTTTCAGATCAGCGTCATGTTGATACGCGATCTTGTATACTGTCCCAAACACAAAACCACTGGCGGTATTAAACTCTGCTTTTTGGTTACGTCTGGCTAATATCCAGATCGTTGCCAAGATGAGGAAGGCCAGCCAAAGGAAACTCTTTTTTGTTTTCATACGTTTTTCTGTTTTTTTTATTAGAGGAACCAATGCTTATTATTGTAAGAATAGATGTTCTATCAATATTTTTAATCCGATAGCGACTAGAATGATGCCGCCCCATAATTCCGCCTTTAATTTCCGTGCACATCCACAACCACATTTGATACCGAAGTAAAGGCCAATGAGCGACATGACGAATGATACGAATCCGATGATAAGGATAGGAGAGAGGATTTCGGTATAGTTGTTGATTCCGAGCAGGGCAAAGGAGATGCCTATTGCCAGTGCATCGATACTTGTCGCTATCGCCATTGTGAATACGACTTTCGGACTTGCGGGGTTAAATGTCTGACGGCAGTCCTCGTCTTTAAAAGATTCAAGAATCATACGTCCGCCCAAGAAGGCAAGGATAGCGAAGGCGATCCAGTGGTCTACACTTTCTATCAGGTGGCTGAAAGTCTTTGCAAACATCCATCCAATGAATGGCATCAGAGCCTGAAAAAGTCCGAACGCCAAAGCCATGACCAGCATCGGTCTCCATTGAGTACGTTTCAAAATAATACCGCTTGCAATTGAAACAGCGAAACAATCCATCGCTAAGCCTATTGCAAGCAGCCAAATCTCTAGTCCTGTCATTATTCTTTAAAGAGGTAATTTGTAAATGAGGGAATAGGTAATTCCCATGTTATTTGATTTAAATTTTCCGTAGCCGGGCACATACCAAGGGTTGGCGTATTCATTGGTCGAAGCATTTGTCTTATATTTCATGCGTACAGACCAGCCCATATTGAAATTCTTGTAAATGCGTACTTTGACACCTACCACTAATTCAAACCACTGCATAGACCCTTTCATCCCTAAATGACTGAAAGGAACGCTTCCTCCCCAGTAGTCGTCTTCCAGACTCGGATTTCCGATACTTCCTCCCCAAATCGGATCGTCAACCGGCAGGGTCGATACATCATACTTGAATGAACTGAACGCATAGCGGAGACCTACATATAGATAGCTGTTTTTCTCCTTTTTCTTTGCCATCGTATTATAGTCTACACCAATCCGGAAGAATGGGGCGGTCTTACTTTTGTAGTGTATTCCCGTTTCATTCCATGTATCTGTTCCTCCCATACCAAACTCGATGGTCGGGATAAACTTGTTTTTAAGGTTGACGCCTATGCTGACTTCGGAACTCATGAAGTCGCCACCTAGCATTTTACTTCCGATGCCGTATATGTCCACACCGACATACGTCCCATTATAAAACGGGATGGTATCGACTACAGCCTCTTTCTTCTTCTGGTCTCTTTTTTGTACGGGAGTCGGTCGTTGTTGTTGAGCAATTGTCGGGATTCCAATACAAAAGAGGAGTAGCACACTACTCAATCGTAGGAGGCGTGCGGTCGCGATATCTATAGAATATTTGTAAATTCTCAATTTCATTTGTATTGGCTTCTTTATTTTGTATATGTAGAGAATCTATTCTTTCCGAACTATTTTTGGTATTTCCAAATTTGGTACTGAGAATGTTCTGCTTCATCATATATCCGCATTCCATTGATTGAAAATACGGTGTGTTTTTTTGTATAATATATAATGTATCAACATCTTTTTTGTTAGTAGGACTATTCGGATTGTACCAGAGTATAAATACAGTAGTATCGCTGGTATAGCGTAACGGTAACATCAGCGTATGTACTTTTTTCTGGTTGTTGAGAATGATTGAGTCTGTTCCCAATGCTGTAATTGTTAATGAGTCCAGTGTGTCATTTACCCTGAGATCGGTTATCTCGTCAATTGTGTACAATGTGCAGTACATCATGGGGCGTCCCGCCAGCGAGCAATCATTTTCGTCCGAACACGAACTGCCGATGCTTATACCTGCACCAACAATTACTACTATTAAAAAGATACGAATTAAATTCTTCATAATCGGTTATTGGGCGTGAATTAAATTTTCTTTTCTATCTGATAATTGTTCCGTTCGGGGGCATTACGTGAGATCAGTTCTCCCAGGAATCCGGCAAGGAATAACTGTGTACCGATAATCATCGCTGTGAGCGATAGATAGAAATAAGGAGAATCGGTTACAAGCCGGTAGGGGAGACCGTTGTACATTGCGTGCAGT
This sequence is a window from Bacteroides thetaiotaomicron VPI-5482. Protein-coding genes within it:
- a CDS encoding FAD:protein FMN transferase; amino-acid sequence: MKTKKSFLWLAFLILATIWILARRNQKAEFNTASGFVFGTVYKIAYQHDADLKPEIEAELKRFDQSLSPFNDSSVISRVNRNEELVTDSFFQTCFNRSMEISRETKGAFDITIAPLANAWGFGFKKGAFPDSLMIDSLLQITGYEKVKLENGKVVKQDPRVMLSCSAVAKGYSVDVIARLLDRKGIKNYMVDIGGEVVVKGKNATGDLWRIGINKPYDDSLAVKQDIQVVLNLTDLGMATSGNYRNYYYKDGKKYAHTIDPRTGYPVQHSILSSTVIAEDCMTADALATSFMVMELEEAEKFCKANPMIDAYFIYSGENGEFKTYYTDGMKRYMPDAK
- a CDS encoding manganese efflux pump MntP → MTGLEIWLLAIGLAMDCFAVSIASGIILKRTQWRPMLVMALAFGLFQALMPFIGWMFAKTFSHLIESVDHWIAFAILAFLGGRMILESFKDEDCRQTFNPASPKVVFTMAIATSIDALAIGISFALLGINNYTEILSPILIIGFVSFVMSLIGLYFGIKCGCGCARKLKAELWGGIILVAIGLKILIEHLFLQ
- a CDS encoding DUF6048 family protein, giving the protein MKLRIYKYSIDIATARLLRLSSVLLLFCIGIPTIAQQQRPTPVQKRDQKKKEAVVDTIPFYNGTYVGVDIYGIGSKMLGGDFMSSEVSIGVNLKNKFIPTIEFGMGGTDTWNETGIHYKSKTAPFFRIGVDYNTMAKKKEKNSYLYVGLRYAFSSFKYDVSTLPVDDPIWGGSIGNPSLEDDYWGGSVPFSHLGMKGSMQWFELVVGVKVRIYKNFNMGWSVRMKYKTNASTNEYANPWYVPGYGKFKSNNMGITYSLIYKLPL
- a CDS encoding DUF6452 family protein, with the protein product MKNLIRIFLIVVIVGAGISIGSSCSDENDCSLAGRPMMYCTLYTIDEITDLRVNDTLDSLTITALGTDSIILNNQKKVHTLMLPLRYTSDTTVFILWYNPNSPTNKKDVDTLYIIQKNTPYFQSMECGYMMKQNILSTKFGNTKNSSERIDSLHIQNKEANTNEIENLQIFYRYRDRTPPTIE